The DNA region CGACGGACGCGGGGGGCTTCGCCGCTGGGTCTGCGACCGGCCGGCTGCCCCAGGGGGCCCCCTGCGCTTCTCCGAAAAGTTCCAGCGCTACACTCCCTTCTCGCTGGGGTTCGAGTTCCGGCCTGGACATGCCTACTACTACATCTGTGAGTGGGGGGCCGGGGACGCTGGGTGGGGGGCCCAATACTATTACTCCATCTGTGAGTGGGGACCCCGAGCCCCTCCGTCTGTACAGGAGACCCCCGTCGCCGCTGCTCAGCCCGGGTCCCGGAACGCCGGGAAGGGGGTTCAGCTTGAGCCGAGAGCCCCCGGGACCCCCAGACTCTCTCTTCCAGCTACCAGCCCCCCCAGCTCCATGGACCGGTCCTGCCTGCGGCTGACGGTGTACGTGAGGCCCACCAGTAAGTGGGGGTCCAGGCCGCACCCCAAATCAGAGCCTGGAGGAGGGGGTCTGGCGGCCTGGCCTCAGGGCTCCCAGTTCCAGGTCCCACCCCCTGATGCTCCTCTGTCCCCCCAGACGAGACTCTGTACGAGGCTCCGGAGCCCATCTTCACCAGCAATAACTCCTGTGGCGGAGCATGGCCCCCCCACTTGGCCCTCAGCGCTGCACCCCTGCTCTGGACACTGCTGGGCTCCTAGGTCGCCCCCCACAGCCCCTGCGGCCCCCTCAGCCCCCGCAGCCGCCTCACACCAAATACAGATGCCAGGACCCCAGCACCCAGCGCGGCCCTCGAAGCGCCAGGAGAGACTCTGCTTCCTGTTCACtttatcccccacccccccaccccaccccccacccccgccgatGCTGATCTGGGGGTGGCCTGCTGAGGGGGGCGGGGTTTTGACACCCCGAAGTCCTCCCAGTGTGGTGTTCGAAACCACACTGTTACAGCAGCGTCCCCCTCCTGGAGGCCAAGGAGAGAGACCCCCTTTCTGTAGATAGAGCCCCCAGGTCTATATACTGTGCCGGCCTCCCCTCTGGATTCCTGGGGGGCCAGGAGGGTACAGAGTCTCTGTTTTCTGCCCTTTCCTGGAGGGCGTAATGGGGGGCGGTACTTTTATCTTGGTGGGGGGATCAGGGGAGGGAAGTGGATTTT from Erinaceus europaeus chromosome 23, mEriEur2.1, whole genome shotgun sequence includes:
- the EFNA2 gene encoding ephrin-A2; amino-acid sequence: MAPPPGPLLPLLLLLLRPLPPPPARAQDPSRQGDRHTVYWNRSNPRLQAGGRALEVALGDYLDVLCPHYEAPLPPEGRMERPVLLMVGGAGHAACDGRGGLRRWVCDRPAAPGGPLRFSEKFQRYTPFSLGFEFRPGHAYYYISTSPPSSMDRSCLRLTVYVRPTNETLYEAPEPIFTSNNSCGGAWPPHLALSAAPLLWTLLGS